The nucleotide sequence ATTCCTTTTTGGGTAGTGCAATTAGCTCACTGTTTTTTTCTAAGGTATAGCTCGACTTATCAATTTTGAGGTCGGCAATTTCCACCAAATCGTGCGCCGATTGGTTGCTTTTTTTGAGTTCGCGGCGAAAGAGGGCATTGATACGACTCATTAGGGCGCGAGGCTTAATGGGTTTGGTCAGATAATCGTCTGCCCCTACTTCAAAGGCGGCAATTTCCGAATATTCTTCCGAGCGAGCGGTCAGGAAGATGATGTACGCATTGGCAAGGTCGGTTTGGGTGCGAAGTTGGCGGCAGGTTTCTACTCCATCTAATTTGGGCATCATAATATCCAAAAGAATGACATCGGGTAGAAATTGGGGCGCAAGACGCAACGCCATTTCGCCGTCAGAGGCGGTCTGCACGTCGTACCCTTCGCGCTCTAAATTGTATTTGAGCATTTCTAAAATATCAGGTTCGTCATCTACGACCAACACTTTTTGCTTGGCTGTCATATCAGGAAGATTATTCAGAGAGTATCGTTAGGAGGTAATTACAAAACGCCTACGCGCCTTGCGAGCTTTGCGCAAAGATAACACTTTTTAGTAGAGCGAAGGTGAATA is from Hugenholtzia roseola DSM 9546 and encodes:
- a CDS encoding response regulator transcription factor; translation: MTAKQKVLVVDDEPDILEMLKYNLEREGYDVQTASDGEMALRLAPQFLPDVILLDIMMPKLDGVETCRQLRTQTDLANAYIIFLTARSEEYSEIAAFEVGADDYLTKPIKPRALMSRINALFRRELKKSNQSAHDLVEIADLKIDKSSYTLEKNSELIALPKKEFELIYFLAQNPNKVYSREDILKHIWGQDVYVLARTVDVHIRRIREKIGDDYIRTVKGVGYKFVLPDEE